A section of the Euwallacea fornicatus isolate EFF26 chromosome 24, ASM4011564v1, whole genome shotgun sequence genome encodes:
- the LOC136346804 gene encoding senecionine N-oxygenase-like — protein MRVAVIGAGPAGLAAARQVSSFGFELDVFEMKPELGGTWVYTDEVGTDRYGYPVYSAMYKGLRTNLPKEIMGYPDFPIAEEKRSYLTQAEVLEFINLYAEKFHLKDHIKFNTMVMDVRPADSKWKLTYEDKPTGKSFTEYYDSVMICNGHYNDPLIPTIPGQENFTGVIDHSRNYRDPEKFRGQRVLIMGAGSSGLDLTLQTSSVAAHVALSHRKSELNIKFPPNVELRPNVQRIVNFNTVEFVDGSCSCFDAIIFCTGYKYSFPFLHESCGITIDDNLVQPLYKHMIHIERPTMCILGIPYDVCRFQLYDLQARYYCKYLEGSMSLPSAEEMRRDTQQDLEKRRADGYTNPQLHMMGPYQESYYNGLAQEADTTSIPPVLIKIRDISVQRRSNDLMNFREDQYRILDDNNFVVSN, from the exons ATGCGTGTCGCGGTTATCGGAGCTGGACCAGCCGGATTAGCAGCTGCCAGACAAGTCTCATCTTTCGGATTTGAGTTAGATGTCTTCGAGATGAAGCCCGAACTTGGTGGGACCTGGGTGTATACCGATGAAGTAGGAACAGATCGGTATGGATATCCTGTGTATTCTGCCATGTACAAAGGTTTACG GACAAATTTACCAAAAGAGATAATGGGTTACCCGGATTTCCCCATAGCAGAAGAAAAAAGGTCTTATTTAACTCAAGCGGAGGTCCTGGAGTTCATCAACCTATACGCTGAGAAATTCCACTTAAAAGACCACATTAAG TTCAATACAATGGTGATGGACGTTCGTCCAGCTGACAGCAAATGGAAGTTAACATACGAGGACAAGCCCACGGGCAAATCTTTCACTGAATATTACGACTCAGTGATGATCTGCAATGGGCACTACAATGACCCTTTAATACCCACTATTCCAG GTCAAGAAAACTTTACAGGTGTGATTGATCACAGTCGCAACTATCGTGATCCGGAAAAGTTCCGGGGCCAAAGAGTGCTTATAATGGGAGCCGGATCTTCTGGTCTCGACTTAACTTTGCAAACATCTAGTGTGGCCGCACAT gtAGCGTTAAGTCATCGAAAATCTGAATTGAACATTAAATTCCCTCCCAACGTCGAACTACGACCTAATGTACAACGAATCGTTAACTTCAACACG GTGGAATTTGTTGACGGATCTTGTTCTTGTTTCGACGCAATAATCTTTTGTACAGGGTACAAGTACAGCTTCCCATTCCTTCATGAATCATGTGGAATTACCATCGACGACAACCTCGTTCAGCCCCTCTACAAACACATGATACATATAGAGAGGCCTACTATGTGCATTCTGGGAATACCTTACGATGTTTGCAGATTCCAATTGTACGATCTACAG GCAAGAtattattgcaaatatctcgaaGGTTCCATGTCACTTCCATCAGCAGAAGAAATGCGAAGAGACACCCAACAAGACCTGGAGAAACGTAGAGCTGATGGTTATACCAACCCTCAATTGCATATGATGGGCCCCTATCAGGAATCTTATTACAACGGCCTAGCTCAAGAAGCAGATACTACCTCCATTCCACCTGTACTAATCAAAATTCGAGATATAAGTGTACAGAGGCGGTCTAATGATTTAATGAACTTCAGGGAAGACCAGTACAGGATTTTGGACGATAATAACTTCgttgtttcaaattaa
- the LOC136346803 gene encoding senecionine N-oxygenase-like isoform X1 — translation MRVAIIGAGAAGLAAARHVSASGFELDVFEMRSQLGGTWVYTDEVGKDRYGYPVYSAMYKGLRTNLPKEVMGFPDFPIAEQERSYLSQADILEFLSLYAEKFHLTDYIKFNTMVMDVRPADTKWKLTYESKLTGKSFTNYYDSVMICNGHYNDPIMPIVPGQEQFTGLIDHSHNYRDPEKFRGQRVLVVGAGPSGLDLTLHISGVAEHVVLSHRMSELKTQYPANVEIRPDVQRILNFNKVEFVDGSCCCFDAILFCTGYRYSFPFLHESCEITIDDNHIQPLYKHMIHIERPTMCFVGIPFNVCTFQMFDLQARYYCKYLEGSMSLPSAREMRMHTQQDLENRKAKGYTKRQMHMMGPDQESYYNDLAQEADTAPIPPVLIKLRDLSVKRLYDDLLNFREDQYRIVDENNFIKISN, via the exons ATGCGTGTCGCGATCATTGGTGCTGGTGCAGCCGGATTGGCCGCGGCCAGGCACGTGTCTGCCTCCGGATTTGAGTTGGATGTCTTCGAGATGAGGTCCCAGCTTGGTGGGACCTGGGTGTACACCGATGAAGTTGGGAAGGATCGGTATGGCTATCCCGTATATTCTGCGATGTATAAAGGATTAAG GACCAATTTACCAAAGGAAGTAATGGGATTTCCCGATTTTCCTATTGCCGAACAAGAGAGATCATATTTAAGTCAAGCAGACATTTTGGAGTTCCTTAGCTTATACGCTGAGAAGTTCCACTTAACGGATTACATTAAG TTTAATACAATGGTAATGGACGTTCGCCCAGCTGacacaaaatggaaattaacatATGAGAGCAAGCTCACGGGCAAATCTTTCACTAATTATTACGACTCAGTGATGATCTGCAATGGACACTACAATGACCCCATAATGCCCATAGTTCCAG gTCAAGAACAATTCACAGGACTCATTGATCACAGTCACAATTACCGGGATCCGGAGAAGTTCCGGGGACAAAGGGTGCTTGTCGTGGGAGCCGGACCTTCTGGTCTTGACTTAACTCTGCATATATCCGGAGTAGCTGAACAC GTGGTGCTAAGTCATCGAATGTCTGAACTCAAAACTCAATATCCAGCCAATGTTGAAATCCGGCCGGACGTGCAACGAATCCTCAACTTCAACAAG GTGGAATTCGTTGATGGATCTTGTTGTTGTTTCGACGCAATACTTTTCTGTACAGGGTACAGATACAGCTTCCCATTCCTTCATGAATCATGTGAAATAACCATTGACGATAACCATATTCAGCCTCTCTACAAGCACATGATCCATATAGAAAGGCCTACCATGTGCTTTGTAGGAATACCATTCAATGTGTGCACCTTCCAAATGTTTGACTTACAG GCCAGGTATTACTGTAAGTACCTGGAAGGTTCCATGTCACTTCCATCAGCGAGAGAAATGCGAATGCACACCCAACAAGACCTAGAGAACCGTAAAGCTAAGGGTTATACCAAGCGTCAAATGCATATGATGGGTCCTGACCAGGAATCTTACTACAACGATTTAGCTCAGGAAGCAGATACTGCCCCCATTCCACCTGTGCTAATCAAGCTTCGAGACTTAAGCGTTAAGAGGCTCTATGATGATTTGCTCAATTTCAGGGAAGATCAATACAGGATTGTGGATGAGAATAActtcatcaaaatttcaaattga
- the LOC136346803 gene encoding senecionine N-oxygenase-like isoform X2, giving the protein MGFPDFPIAEQERSYLSQADILEFLSLYAEKFHLTDYIKFNTMVMDVRPADTKWKLTYESKLTGKSFTNYYDSVMICNGHYNDPIMPIVPGQEQFTGLIDHSHNYRDPEKFRGQRVLVVGAGPSGLDLTLHISGVAEHVVLSHRMSELKTQYPANVEIRPDVQRILNFNKVEFVDGSCCCFDAILFCTGYRYSFPFLHESCEITIDDNHIQPLYKHMIHIERPTMCFVGIPFNVCTFQMFDLQARYYCKYLEGSMSLPSAREMRMHTQQDLENRKAKGYTKRQMHMMGPDQESYYNDLAQEADTAPIPPVLIKLRDLSVKRLYDDLLNFREDQYRIVDENNFIKISN; this is encoded by the exons ATGGGATTTCCCGATTTTCCTATTGCCGAACAAGAGAGATCATATTTAAGTCAAGCAGACATTTTGGAGTTCCTTAGCTTATACGCTGAGAAGTTCCACTTAACGGATTACATTAAG TTTAATACAATGGTAATGGACGTTCGCCCAGCTGacacaaaatggaaattaacatATGAGAGCAAGCTCACGGGCAAATCTTTCACTAATTATTACGACTCAGTGATGATCTGCAATGGACACTACAATGACCCCATAATGCCCATAGTTCCAG gTCAAGAACAATTCACAGGACTCATTGATCACAGTCACAATTACCGGGATCCGGAGAAGTTCCGGGGACAAAGGGTGCTTGTCGTGGGAGCCGGACCTTCTGGTCTTGACTTAACTCTGCATATATCCGGAGTAGCTGAACAC GTGGTGCTAAGTCATCGAATGTCTGAACTCAAAACTCAATATCCAGCCAATGTTGAAATCCGGCCGGACGTGCAACGAATCCTCAACTTCAACAAG GTGGAATTCGTTGATGGATCTTGTTGTTGTTTCGACGCAATACTTTTCTGTACAGGGTACAGATACAGCTTCCCATTCCTTCATGAATCATGTGAAATAACCATTGACGATAACCATATTCAGCCTCTCTACAAGCACATGATCCATATAGAAAGGCCTACCATGTGCTTTGTAGGAATACCATTCAATGTGTGCACCTTCCAAATGTTTGACTTACAG GCCAGGTATTACTGTAAGTACCTGGAAGGTTCCATGTCACTTCCATCAGCGAGAGAAATGCGAATGCACACCCAACAAGACCTAGAGAACCGTAAAGCTAAGGGTTATACCAAGCGTCAAATGCATATGATGGGTCCTGACCAGGAATCTTACTACAACGATTTAGCTCAGGAAGCAGATACTGCCCCCATTCCACCTGTGCTAATCAAGCTTCGAGACTTAAGCGTTAAGAGGCTCTATGATGATTTGCTCAATTTCAGGGAAGATCAATACAGGATTGTGGATGAGAATAActtcatcaaaatttcaaattga